Proteins encoded together in one Festucalex cinctus isolate MCC-2025b chromosome 8, RoL_Fcin_1.0, whole genome shotgun sequence window:
- the asip1 gene encoding agouti signaling protein 1 isoform X1, producing the protein MVLAHPAEFHVLRGRRMRVLVLLASLAFAAWHHFLACAHMMPDHRLSADKKDAAVSNAVPEGDARGLYVPVLIVELPKPGRKKKAKKNKIGGRRRRPPPPPGCVPVWGSCKSEGKVCCDVCAFCHCRIFRTVCYCRMGNPRC; encoded by the exons CGGAAGGAGGATGCGCGTTTTGGTGCTGCTGGCCAGCTTGGCCTTCGCCGCCTGGCACCACTTCCTCGCCTGCGCCCACATGATGCCCGACCACAGGCTGAGCGCCGACAAGAAGGACGCCGCCGTCTCCAACGCCGTGCCCGAGGGCGACGCCCGAGGATTGTACGTGCCCGTCCTCATCGTAG AACTGCCAAAACCAGGAAGGAAAAAGAAGGCAAAAAAG AACAAGATCGGCGGCAGGCGGCGGCGTCCGCCCCCCCCGCCCGGCTGCGTCCCCGTGTGGGGCAGCTGCAAAAGCGAAGGAAAAGTGTGCTGCGACGTCTGCGCCTTCTGCCACTGCCGCATCTTCAGGACTGTTTGCTACTGCCGCATGGGGAACCCTCGATGCTGA
- the asip1 gene encoding agouti signaling protein 1 isoform X2 has protein sequence MRVLVLLASLAFAAWHHFLACAHMMPDHRLSADKKDAAVSNAVPEGDARGLYVPVLIVELPKPGRKKKAKKNKIGGRRRRPPPPPGCVPVWGSCKSEGKVCCDVCAFCHCRIFRTVCYCRMGNPRC, from the exons ATGCGCGTTTTGGTGCTGCTGGCCAGCTTGGCCTTCGCCGCCTGGCACCACTTCCTCGCCTGCGCCCACATGATGCCCGACCACAGGCTGAGCGCCGACAAGAAGGACGCCGCCGTCTCCAACGCCGTGCCCGAGGGCGACGCCCGAGGATTGTACGTGCCCGTCCTCATCGTAG AACTGCCAAAACCAGGAAGGAAAAAGAAGGCAAAAAAG AACAAGATCGGCGGCAGGCGGCGGCGTCCGCCCCCCCCGCCCGGCTGCGTCCCCGTGTGGGGCAGCTGCAAAAGCGAAGGAAAAGTGTGCTGCGACGTCTGCGCCTTCTGCCACTGCCGCATCTTCAGGACTGTTTGCTACTGCCGCATGGGGAACCCTCGATGCTGA